One Mycolicibacterium rufum genomic window, TTCGCCGCGGCCGAGCAGCTGACGGCGGCCGCGTTCCGCGCCGCCGCGCAGCAGGACCTCGACGCGGCGAACGCCCGCGTGGAGGCCCAGCCCACGGCGTCGGCGAAGATCCTGGCGCTGATCGACTACATGCTCGCCGACGACGGTGACGACGGCAGCGCCCTGTGGCTGGAGACCTGGACCCTGGCCCGGCGCAATCCCGTGCTGGCGGCCGAGGCCGACGAGCTCACTGCGCAGTGGGTGGCCCGCATCGCCGACATCGTCGCCGCCGGCGTCGAGGCGGGCGAGTTCACGGTCGACGGTCGCGTCGATGCCGTGGCCCGTCGCGTGCTCACCCTGATCGACGGGCTCGGGTCGCAGAAGGTGGTGCGGGCGGTACCCGCTGCCGAGGCCACGCAGATCGCCCGCACCTACGTGCAGTCAGAGCTGCGCGGAATCACCAGCCCTCGGTGAGCACGCGGTCGAGCGCGTCGACGTAGAAGTCGGCCCCCTCGACGTCGATGCACAGCGGCGGCTTGGTCTTGAGGATGTTCTGGTGATCGCCGGTGGGCTGGATGATCACCCCGAGATCGAGCATGCGCTCGCAGATCGCCGCCGTCTCCGCGGTCGCGGGCTCCAACGTCGTTGCGTCCCGGATCATTTCGACACCCAGGTAGAGCCCGACACCGTGCACGGTGCCGATCAGCGGGTGCCGGTCGCGCAGCCCCTCCAGCCGGGCCTTCAGGTGCGCGCCGACGCGGCGGGCGTTGTCCTGCAGACCCTCGTCGGCCAGCACGTCGAGCACGGTCATGCCGATCGCGCACGACAGCGGGCTGCCGCCGGTGGAGGAGAAGAAGTATCCCTGGCTGGCGAACCCTTCGGCCACGGCGCGGCTGGTGATCACCGCCCCGAGCGGATAGCCGTTGCCGACCGACTTGGCGACCGACACGATGTCGGGCACCGCGTCCTGCTGCTGGAATCCCCAGAACCATTCGCCGAGACGGCCGTAACCGACCTGGACCTCGTCGGAGATCGCCAGGCCGCCGCCCGCGCGCACCGCGGCGTACACCTGCTGCAGATACCCGTCGGGCAGTGCCATCCCGCCGGCGTTGCCGTAGACGCTCTCGCAGATGAACCCGGCCGGCGGCCGGCCCTCGGCGATCAGCGCCTCGATCTGGGCGACCGCCTCCCCGGCGTACCGGGTCGCCTCCGCGCCGCGGTACTTGCCCCGGAAGCTGTTGGGCGACTCCACGGTGTGCACCCAATCCGGCCGGGTGGCAAGCGCATTCGGATTGTCGGCGGTCGACGTCGACACGGCGTCGGTGCCGTAGGTCCAGCCGTGGTAGGCCTCGCGGACCGCGACGACGTCGCGGCGTCCCGTCGCCGCCGTGGCCAGCCGGATCGCCAGATCACTGGCCTCCGAACCCGAATTGACCAGGAACACGGTGTCCAGCGGATCGGGGAGCAGGCCGGCCAGTCGCTCGCTGAACTCGACCACTGCCGCGTAGTTGAACCGGGAGTTGGTGTTCAGCTTGCGCAGCTGACGGGCCGCCGCCGCGGCGATCCGCGGGTGCGCATGGCCCAGCACGGTGACGTTGTTGACCATGTCGAGGTAACTGCGCCCAGCCGTGGACATCAGGTAGTGCCTGCGGCCGCGCTCGATCTGCGGGGGTTCGCGGTAGTAGAACTCCTGCACGGGCGCGAAACTCGCGTCCCGCCGGGCCAGCAGGTCGCCGGTGTCGGTGCCCGCCTGCAGCGGGTCCAGGCCGAGGAGCGGGCGCGGGTCGCACGTCTGGGCGAGCCAGCCGGGCGCCAGATCGGTGCTCACGAACGCCGGCGCATCGGGCGCCCCGAGCGGCTGCACGCGCACCTCGATCCGGCCGTCGGCGGATCCGATCGGTCGACCGGCGGTCACAGTGCCCGAGGCCGAGCCGTGCGCGCCCGTGACTGTCACTTCGAACTCGTTGCCGCGCAGCGTGATCCGGTCCGACGTCGTCTCGACGTCGCCGTCCCACGGCGCGGCGAGGGTGGTCTCACCTCCGGTCCAGACGCTGATTCCGGTGGCGACGACGTCGGGGCTGTCCTGACTCAGGCGCGGGGCACGGCTCAGCCGCGCCTCCCCGAAGCGGGTGACCGCCAGTGCCGCGCCGTCGCGCAACGCGGTGTGCGCCGCGGTGTCCTCCACGTCGGCGGCGAGCACCCCGGCGGTGTCGAACGCGTCGTCGTACACGTCCGAGGTCGTCGACAGGTCGAGGGTGACGACCTGTCCCGGTTGCGCGGCGATCATCGGCACCGCCGCCGGCACCGGCGTCGCGGTCCGCGGGAAACCCAGATCGGCCTTGATCACCGCGGCCATCACGGCCATCGGGACCGACGTCGCGATCTCGAAGATCCGGGACTCCGCGTCGGACTGCTCGGTCAGGTAGTCGTTGTCGGGATCGAGCACGGCCTGCTGCGCTCCGCTGACGATCAGCACGGCGGCACGCACCACGATCATCGGCCACAGCGCGTCGCACTCGGCCTCCGAGAGCGGCCGCACCGCGTGGAAGGCACGCACGGCAGGCAGGATCGACGCCGCAGTGGACCCCGCGTGGCCCAACACCGACGACGCGGTGATCGCCAGTTCGGACACCGCCCAGGTGTGCGACAGATCGCCGAAGTCGATGATCCCGTCCGGGTGGGGCACGCCGTCGACCCAGGAGGCCACGATGTTGGCGTCGGTCAGATCGATGTGGGCGGCCTGGCGGGGCAGCGCGGGATCGAGCGGCGCGATGTGCGACCACGCGGTGTCCGTCGCCGCTTCCAGCCGCGCCCGCAGCGCGGTGTCATCGACGTACCTGGCCAGGCCGTCCACCACGTCCTTGCCGAACCGCAGGTCCCACTGCAGGATCCGGTCCAGGCCCGGGTGGCTGAAGTCCGCCAGGGCTCGGCTCACCCGCCCCGATACGTCACCCAGGCCCGCGACCACCGACGGCGTCAGGTACCCGGTGCCGGCGAGGGTACCCCCGGGCAGGTAGCGCAGCAGCCGCACGTAAGCGGTTCCGTCGACCAGCCCGTCGACGGGTGTGCACAGTTCGCCCCGGCTGTTGGGCAGCGGAACCGCCACGCGCAGTGTCGGTTCGGCGTCGGCGATGAGTGCGGCGGCCGCGTCCTGTGCGGCCAGCTCGGTGGCCGTGAACGCGGGGTTGGCGATCTTGAGTACGCCGGCCACGTCGTCGGTGCCTGCGCCGACGACGAAGTTCTTGTCCTGCTGGCTGCCCAGTGACGTCACCCGCGCGGACAGCCCGTAGTGGGTCGCCACGAGGTCTTCGGCCTGCGCTTCGGTGACCTGGGGCGCGGGGAGTTCCTGCTGCTGCAGGAAGTTGAAGCCCGCGGTGCGGTGCGCGCTCACGGCCGCAGCACGAACGAGACGACGGCGTCGGAGAACGCGTCGTTGTCGTCACCGGCGGCGGTGTGTCCCGCCCCGGACAGTTCGACGAACTCTGCGCCCGGCACCTTTTCCAGGAATTCGGCCACGGCCTTCTCGCTCACCACGTCGGACAGTTTCCCTCGAATCAACAGAATGGGGATCGTCAGGTCGACCGCCGCCTGCTCGAGCAGTTCGACCCGCACGAAGGGGTCGTCGTCGGGGGCGGTGAGGAACGCCGGATCCCAGTGCCAGTACCAGCGGCCGTTGCGGTGCCGCAGGTTCTTCTTCAGTCCCTCGGGGTTGCTCGGCCGCTGCCGGTGCGGCAGGTAGGCGGCCACCGCGTCGGCGGCCTCCTCCAGCGATCCGAACCCGTGCACGTGGCTGAACATGAAATCGCGGATGCGTGCGCTGCCGTCCTTCTCGTACCGCGGGACGACGTCGACGAGAACCAGCCGGGTGACGGACTCGGGCCCCGCCTCGCGAGCGGCGAGGATGCCGGTGAGCCCGCCCATGCTGGCGCCGATCAGCACGGTCGGGCGGCCGATCTGCTCGAGGACGCGCCGGGTGTCGGCGCACAGTGCCTCCACGGTGTACCGGGCGTCGGGAGAGCGGTCGCTGTCCCCGTGACCGCGGCTGTCGAGGGCGACCACGTGCAGGCCGCGGGCGGCGAGCACCTGCCCCGTCTTCTTCCAGGAGAACCGGTTCTGCCCGCCGCCATGCAGCATCAGCACCGAGGGACGTGACGCGTCGAAGCCGTCGGTCGTCGACGGACGGTTCCATTCGTCGGCGGTCAGGCTGAGTCCGTCGGCGCCGCGGAACGTCGCGACCACCGAATCGCTGCTGGTCATGCTCACAGGCGTCCTCTCGCTGCCCCCGGGAGTGAGGGTAGGCGAGCACACGAGTTGCGCCGATCTCGGGTCCCGGGGGCCGATCATGTCCCTATATTTTCGGTTGTGCAAATTGATGCCGGGCACGACGACGATCGTCGCCGCATCATCGAGGCTGCCTACCGGTGCCTGTCCGAGCCGCACCATGGGCCGATC contains:
- a CDS encoding alpha/beta fold hydrolase, which produces MTSSDSVVATFRGADGLSLTADEWNRPSTTDGFDASRPSVLMLHGGGQNRFSWKKTGQVLAARGLHVVALDSRGHGDSDRSPDARYTVEALCADTRRVLEQIGRPTVLIGASMGGLTGILAAREAGPESVTRLVLVDVVPRYEKDGSARIRDFMFSHVHGFGSLEEAADAVAAYLPHRQRPSNPEGLKKNLRHRNGRWYWHWDPAFLTAPDDDPFVRVELLEQAAVDLTIPILLIRGKLSDVVSEKAVAEFLEKVPGAEFVELSGAGHTAAGDDNDAFSDAVVSFVLRP
- a CDS encoding TetR/AcrR family transcriptional regulator, with the protein product MTGAVRDAKRKLPAERRGELLGRAVQIARTEGLSAVTLRRVAADLGVTPGLVSHYFAAAEQLTAAAFRAAAQQDLDAANARVEAQPTASAKILALIDYMLADDGDDGSALWLETWTLARRNPVLAAEADELTAQWVARIADIVAAGVEAGEFTVDGRVDAVARRVLTLIDGLGSQKVVRAVPAAEATQIARTYVQSELRGITSPR
- a CDS encoding aminotransferase produces the protein MSAHRTAGFNFLQQQELPAPQVTEAQAEDLVATHYGLSARVTSLGSQQDKNFVVGAGTDDVAGVLKIANPAFTATELAAQDAAAALIADAEPTLRVAVPLPNSRGELCTPVDGLVDGTAYVRLLRYLPGGTLAGTGYLTPSVVAGLGDVSGRVSRALADFSHPGLDRILQWDLRFGKDVVDGLARYVDDTALRARLEAATDTAWSHIAPLDPALPRQAAHIDLTDANIVASWVDGVPHPDGIIDFGDLSHTWAVSELAITASSVLGHAGSTAASILPAVRAFHAVRPLSEAECDALWPMIVVRAAVLIVSGAQQAVLDPDNDYLTEQSDAESRIFEIATSVPMAVMAAVIKADLGFPRTATPVPAAVPMIAAQPGQVVTLDLSTTSDVYDDAFDTAGVLAADVEDTAAHTALRDGAALAVTRFGEARLSRAPRLSQDSPDVVATGISVWTGGETTLAAPWDGDVETTSDRITLRGNEFEVTVTGAHGSASGTVTAGRPIGSADGRIEVRVQPLGAPDAPAFVSTDLAPGWLAQTCDPRPLLGLDPLQAGTDTGDLLARRDASFAPVQEFYYREPPQIERGRRHYLMSTAGRSYLDMVNNVTVLGHAHPRIAAAAARQLRKLNTNSRFNYAAVVEFSERLAGLLPDPLDTVFLVNSGSEASDLAIRLATAATGRRDVVAVREAYHGWTYGTDAVSTSTADNPNALATRPDWVHTVESPNSFRGKYRGAEATRYAGEAVAQIEALIAEGRPPAGFICESVYGNAGGMALPDGYLQQVYAAVRAGGGLAISDEVQVGYGRLGEWFWGFQQQDAVPDIVSVAKSVGNGYPLGAVITSRAVAEGFASQGYFFSSTGGSPLSCAIGMTVLDVLADEGLQDNARRVGAHLKARLEGLRDRHPLIGTVHGVGLYLGVEMIRDATTLEPATAETAAICERMLDLGVIIQPTGDHQNILKTKPPLCIDVEGADFYVDALDRVLTEGW